A genomic segment from Sciurus carolinensis chromosome 1, mSciCar1.2, whole genome shotgun sequence encodes:
- the LOC124989136 gene encoding ras-like GTP-binding protein O-RHO isoform X4 → MAAIRKKLVIVGDGACGKTCLLIVFSKDQFPEVYMPTVFENYVADIEVDGKQKTSQKNGPQKSSISVPASPSSWLGIRRIFEMMSTQGRS, encoded by the exons ATGGCTGCCATCAGGAAGAAACTGGTGATTGTTGGTGATGGAGCATGTGGCAAGACATGCTTGCTCATAGTTTTCAGCAAGGATCAGTTCCCAGAAGTATATATGCCCACAGTGTTTGAAAACTATGTGGCTGATATTGAAGTGGATGGAAAGCAG AAAACATCCCAGAAAAATGGACCCCAGAAGTCAAGCATTTCTGTCCCAGCGTCCCCATCATCCTGGTTGGGAATAAGAAGGATCTTCGAAATGATGAGCACACAAGGCAGGAGTTAG